Below is a genomic region from Methanoregula sp..
CCACATCATCATTATTCTTTGATCTGGTCAAAACCGGGACCCTGCCGCACCATGCTGCATGGCTCGTGCACCAGCGACGTGGCGGCAGCCGGACGAACGGCAGCGTGATGCGGGGGTTCCCGCTCGGGATCTTCTATCCCGCTCCTGAAGTATATGCGATGAGCATGGCCTGCTCGCGGCTCACCCACTTTGACCCGGTTGCCGGCCACTGCTCCGCGTTTCTTAATGTGATGGTCAGCGACATGGTGCGGGGGATGTCCCGGTCGCGGGCATTCCGGCATGCACGATCGCTCTGCACGGACCCGGAAGTGCATGCAATGCTTGGCTCTTTTGATGAGCATAAGCCGGACCCTTCCTTAGATAGCGTGTTGTGCTCGCATGCGGCCCTGCATTGTTTCATGCATGCAAAGACGCTGGAGCAGGCGATCCTGTCTGCGATCAATCTTGGCGGGGATGCAGATACGGTTGGTGCGTGTTGTGGTGCACTGGCGGGAGCGTACTGGGGGATGGATGCGATCCCAAAACGGTGGTGTGCTGATTTGGAGGGGTATGAGGGGCTGGTGCGGCTGGCGGAGCGGGTGTGGCTGAATGCTGAGAGTACGTGAATTGCTCTGGCAGGTTGCGGTCCGGTTTTTTCATTGAAGTCTGGTTTTAATTTTTCAATCAGGGTTTGATGAAATAAAAAAGATCAAAGTCTGGTTTAAATTTTAAAATCAAAGTGTGATTAAAATTTTGAAATCAAAGTCCGGTTGAAATTTTTTGAGCAGGGTCTGGTTGAAAAAATAAAATCAAAGTCTGGTTGTTTTTTTTCAATCAAGATCCGATTGTTCCGGAAATTATTTTCAACCGCGATCGCGTACGTGATTGAAATTTTTCAAGCATAGTCTGGTTGATCCGGCTGAGTATCCTGATGAGCTGTTTGGGTGAGATGCCGGAGCGGGTTCACGTCGGATGGGCGCGAGATTTTTACTCTTTACTGGTTAAATGAGCATGAAACGGATCGCGTTTGGAAATTTTCAAGCAGAGTTTGATTGATCTCTGAACAGTTTTCAAGCAGGGGTTGGGGGGTCGATTGAAATTTTTTAAGCAAGCTTTGATTTATTTCTTTTAAGCAAAGTCTGGTTGAAAATTTAAAATCAAAGTGTGATTGAAATTTTATAAGCAAGGTCTGGTTAAAATTTTAAAATCAAAGTCTGCCTGAAAATTTCAAATCAAAGCTCAGTTGATTTGAACCAATTTCCCAAAACCATTTTTTATTAAATCGGCATGGACTCTTCAAGTTGATATCAGACCCGTTTATATAAACCGATTAACGATGGTTCCCCGCCTCAGGGCCTCTCCGAGGCACAGCGGGGCAATGAGGGGTTCAGAGATTTTCCGTCATTGATCCGCCGCGGGGGCGCCCCGTCGGGGGCGGCGGCGTTCATCGCAATTGTAGAATGAGGTTCATTCGTCATCTTATCGGAAAAGACCATTTCTATTTAAGGATGATTGTTTTTTAAAGAGATTTAAAGTAAACATCGACAAACTTTGTCTTTTTGTGTTATCATCTGAAAAAAACACATTATGATTTTTTTAAATAACACACAATTAATTGTTAATTATTTACACAAAATAATTTGATTTAAGTTCAAATTTCCATAACAGTACTTTAAAACACATTGTCTGATTCTTGTTTTTCCCACGCATTAACATATATCATCACAATCAGCACAACTTTCATTTCTCAAAT
It encodes:
- a CDS encoding ADP-ribosylglycohydrolase family protein, which produces MTFISGNMRHVGSLIALAMGDALGAPFEGSLQSEAWVTDMRPGGRNFRKKGAITDDTLQAMAVAESLAACRGFNQKDLISRLFSGYEKRPEWYGPTSSLFFDLVKTGTLPHHAAWLVHQRRGGSRTNGSVMRGFPLGIFYPAPEVYAMSMACSRLTHFDPVAGHCSAFLNVMVSDMVRGMSRSRAFRHARSLCTDPEVHAMLGSFDEHKPDPSLDSVLCSHAALHCFMHAKTLEQAILSAINLGGDADTVGACCGALAGAYWGMDAIPKRWCADLEGYEGLVRLAERVWLNAEST